In the genome of Altererythrobacter sp. TH136, one region contains:
- the parE gene encoding DNA topoisomerase IV subunit B produces the protein MSDDLFANTPATSGDYDASSIEVLEGLEPVRRRPGMYIGGTDDRALHHLAAEVLDNAMDEAVAGHASRIEVALDENNRLTISDNGRGMPVAEHPKFPGKSTLEVIMSMLHSGGKFSGKAYATSGGLHGVGVSVVNALSSHTRVEVARDRQLYAQEFSRGVTQGPLQELGPTPNRRGTTVSFTPDTEIFGDRDFSPKRLFKLARSKAYLYAGVEIRWKCAAALATDDVPAEAVFKFPGGLSDHLAEQIGGRECVTAQPFAGTQDFPSDETGGSQGRVEWAIAWPLWSDGSYSWYCNTVPTPDGGTHEQGLRAALTKGLRAFADLIGQKKAKDLSADDVITGSEIMLSVFIRDPQFQSQTKDRLTSPEAARLVENAVRDHFDHYLTDNMERGRALLGSVMERMDERLKRKAEREIKRKTATNSKKVRLPGKLTDCTGEGSGETELFIVEGDSAGGSAKQARDRKTQAILPIRGKILNVASASADKIRANSEIADLTLAMGCGTRKDCNADQLRYDRIVIMTDADVDGAHIATLLMTFFFQEMPDVVKRGHLFLAQPPLYRLTAGKESAYARDDAHRAELEATRFKGKKVEVSRFKGLGEMNPQQLRETTMNPASRSLIRITLPPEHEQRFAVQELVDQLMGRNPEHRFNFIQNNAAEFDRELIDA, from the coding sequence ATGTCCGACGATCTGTTCGCCAACACCCCCGCCACCAGCGGCGACTACGATGCATCCTCGATCGAGGTGCTCGAAGGGCTGGAGCCGGTGCGCCGCCGGCCGGGCATGTACATCGGCGGGACCGATGACCGCGCGCTGCATCACCTCGCCGCCGAAGTGCTCGACAACGCGATGGACGAAGCGGTCGCGGGGCACGCTTCGCGGATCGAGGTCGCGCTCGATGAAAACAACCGCCTGACCATTTCCGACAATGGCCGCGGGATGCCGGTGGCCGAACACCCCAAGTTTCCGGGCAAGTCGACGCTGGAAGTGATCATGTCGATGCTGCATTCGGGCGGCAAGTTCTCGGGCAAGGCGTATGCCACCAGCGGCGGCCTGCACGGCGTGGGCGTGAGCGTGGTCAACGCGCTGTCCAGCCACACCCGGGTGGAAGTCGCGCGCGACCGGCAGCTCTACGCGCAGGAATTCTCGCGCGGGGTGACGCAGGGACCGCTGCAGGAACTGGGGCCGACCCCGAACCGGCGCGGCACCACCGTCAGCTTCACGCCGGATACCGAGATCTTCGGCGACCGCGACTTCAGCCCCAAGCGCCTGTTCAAGCTCGCCCGGTCGAAGGCGTATCTCTACGCCGGCGTCGAAATCCGCTGGAAGTGCGCCGCCGCGCTCGCCACCGACGATGTTCCAGCCGAAGCGGTGTTCAAGTTTCCAGGCGGCCTGTCGGATCACCTTGCCGAACAGATCGGCGGGCGCGAGTGCGTGACCGCGCAACCGTTTGCCGGCACGCAGGACTTCCCCTCAGACGAAACCGGTGGCTCACAGGGCCGCGTAGAATGGGCGATCGCCTGGCCGCTGTGGTCGGACGGATCGTATTCCTGGTACTGCAACACCGTGCCGACGCCCGATGGCGGCACCCACGAACAGGGCCTGCGCGCGGCGCTGACCAAGGGCTTGCGCGCCTTTGCCGACCTGATCGGGCAGAAAAAAGCCAAGGACCTGAGCGCAGACGACGTGATCACGGGTTCCGAGATCATGCTCAGCGTGTTTATCCGCGACCCGCAATTCCAGAGCCAGACCAAGGACCGTCTGACCAGCCCCGAGGCCGCGCGGCTCGTCGAGAACGCGGTCCGCGATCATTTCGACCATTATCTGACCGACAACATGGAGCGCGGGCGCGCGCTGCTTGGTTCCGTCATGGAGCGGATGGACGAACGACTGAAGCGCAAGGCCGAACGCGAGATCAAGCGCAAGACCGCGACCAATTCGAAGAAGGTCCGCCTGCCCGGCAAGCTGACCGACTGCACCGGCGAAGGCAGCGGCGAGACCGAACTGTTCATCGTGGAAGGCGACAGCGCCGGCGGCAGCGCCAAGCAGGCGCGCGACCGCAAGACGCAGGCGATCCTGCCGATCCGCGGCAAGATCCTCAACGTCGCGTCCGCCAGCGCCGACAAGATCCGCGCCAACAGCGAAATCGCGGACCTGACCCTGGCGATGGGCTGCGGCACCCGGAAGGACTGCAACGCCGATCAGCTGCGGTACGACCGGATCGTGATCATGACCGATGCCGATGTCGATGGCGCGCACATTGCGACGCTCCTGATGACGTTCTTCTTCCAGGAAATGCCCGACGTCGTGAAGCGCGGTCACCTGTTCCTGGCCCAGCCGCCGCTGTACCGCCTGACCGCGGGCAAGGAGAGCGCCTATGCCCGCGACGACGCGCACCGCGCCGAGCTGGAGGCGACCCGGTTCAAGGGCAAGAAGGTCGAGGTCAGCCGCTTCAAGGGCTTGGGCGAGATGAACCCACAGCAGCTGCGCGAAACGACGATGAATCCCGCCAGCCGCAGCCTGATCCGCATCACCCTGCCGCCTGAACATGAGCAGCGCTTCGCGGTCCAGGAACTGGTCGACCAGCTGATGGGCCGCAACCCGGAACACCGGTTCAACTTCATCCAGAACAACGCCGCCGAATTCGACCGCGAGCTGATCGATGCCTGA
- a CDS encoding sensor histidine kinase, which translates to MPERRQGLRGLLRFEGNRPVVVLLAAGLALLVIAILVSIQALSQVTATGERVEQSLRVQAELNRLISINERVETARRGYLLSTQSDMIDILQESQKQFTASVAELRGLAGESSDQIAGIEEIERLRAAREEAISQSILSPYTVAASARENGLAQEAGTVITRRIRTITDAMREREAALLFNNARAQAASQSRFYVISGGATALLLLTLIAVIVLMLRFNRDLGIAQVRLRQANEGLEAAVNARTLELTRANEEIQRFAYIVSHDLRSPLVNVLGFTSELDEARKIIRKFLAELFERDPDLRDQAVWLAADEDLPEALDFIRKSTEKMDRLINSILELSRQGRRPLTPELLDMDAVADGVAASLYQRAETAGAEIVIEPLPDVHSDRIAVEQILSNLTENALKYLSPKRPGRVEISGRKVGPLVEIAVKDNGRGIDPADHERVFELFRRAGTQDQPGEGIGLANVRALAYRLGGTIRIESQLDEGATFTLSLPLRFTAGETVT; encoded by the coding sequence ATGCCTGAGCGCCGCCAGGGCCTCCGCGGGCTGTTGCGGTTCGAAGGCAATCGCCCGGTCGTGGTGCTGCTGGCTGCCGGGCTGGCGCTGCTGGTCATCGCGATCCTGGTGTCGATTCAGGCGTTGTCACAGGTGACCGCCACCGGCGAGCGCGTCGAACAAAGCCTGCGCGTCCAGGCCGAGCTCAATCGGCTGATCAGCATCAACGAGCGGGTCGAGACGGCGCGCCGCGGTTACCTGTTGTCCACCCAGTCCGACATGATCGACATCCTGCAGGAGAGCCAGAAGCAGTTCACCGCCTCGGTGGCAGAGCTGCGCGGCCTGGCGGGCGAAAGCAGCGACCAGATTGCCGGGATCGAGGAAATCGAGCGCCTGCGCGCCGCCCGCGAGGAAGCGATCAGCCAGAGCATCCTCAGCCCCTATACAGTCGCCGCCTCCGCCCGGGAGAACGGGCTTGCGCAGGAGGCCGGGACGGTGATCACCCGGCGCATTCGCACGATCACTGATGCGATGCGGGAGCGCGAGGCGGCGCTGCTGTTCAACAACGCGCGCGCGCAGGCCGCCTCGCAAAGCCGGTTCTACGTCATCAGCGGCGGGGCCACCGCCCTACTGCTGCTGACGCTGATCGCGGTGATCGTGCTCATGCTGCGCTTCAACCGCGATCTCGGGATCGCGCAGGTCCGGTTGCGCCAGGCCAACGAGGGGCTGGAAGCCGCAGTCAACGCGCGAACCCTGGAACTGACCCGCGCCAACGAGGAAATCCAGCGCTTCGCCTACATCGTCAGCCATGACCTGCGGTCGCCGCTGGTCAATGTGCTCGGCTTCACGTCGGAGCTGGACGAGGCGCGCAAGATCATCCGAAAGTTCCTGGCCGAACTGTTCGAACGCGATCCCGACCTGCGCGACCAGGCGGTCTGGCTGGCCGCTGACGAGGATCTGCCCGAGGCGCTCGATTTCATCCGCAAGTCGACCGAGAAGATGGATCGGCTGATCAATTCGATCCTGGAGCTGTCGCGCCAGGGGCGGCGTCCGCTGACCCCCGAACTGCTCGACATGGACGCGGTCGCGGATGGCGTGGCCGCCTCGCTCTATCAACGGGCCGAAACCGCGGGGGCCGAGATCGTGATCGAGCCGCTGCCAGACGTTCACAGCGACCGGATCGCGGTGGAGCAGATTCTGTCCAATCTGACCGAGAACGCGCTCAAGTACCTCAGCCCCAAGCGTCCCGGGCGGGTCGAGATAAGCGGCCGCAAGGTCGGCCCGCTGGTGGAGATCGCGGTCAAGGACAACGGCCGCGGGATCGATCCGGCCGATCACGAACGGGTGTTCGAACTGTTCCGCCGCGCCGGCACGCAGGATCAGCCGGGCGAAGGGATCGGCCTCGCCAACGTGCGCGCGCTCGCGTACCGGCTCGGCGGGACGATCCGGATCGAGTCTCAACTTGACGAAGGCGCAACATTCACGCTTTCGTTGCCGCTACGGTTCACGGCAGGGGAAACAGTCACATGA